One genomic window of Manihot esculenta cultivar AM560-2 chromosome 16, M.esculenta_v8, whole genome shotgun sequence includes the following:
- the LOC122722125 gene encoding putative receptor-like protein kinase At4g00960, protein MAIDSLRLPFFFSCFVLLFIVVSAAQPGNVEAPYYHCSDIGNYTINSTYQTNLKTLFSMLPSQPNDDNFRFFNLSFGQVPDKVNVIALCRGDIAADDCRSCVRASAHNVSEICPQKKAAFAYVDDCQLRYSNKTIFGVVENEPTSYYTNPQSLSSSDETQFNSAVERLLKRLRIRAASADSKFATGNATVNSQAVYGLAQCSPDLSKQQCDDCLAMAIGEIRRCCLWNVGGGVVRPSCNFRFESYIFYTPTADTLPPESLGSPPPVSPPPRQGKGDKKPANSTAIIVIPVVITTILIISCCTFARARKQREKAKTVDENRLTESLQFDFGIIRIATDDFSHANKLGQGGFGVVYKGRLLNGQDIAVKRLSRDSGQGNTEFENEILLVAKLQHKNLVRLLGFCLEGNERVVIYEFVPNGSLDHFIFDPIKRTQLDWETRYKIIRGIARGILYLHEDSQLRIIHRDLKASNILLDEAMNPKISDFGVARLFVMDQTHGETNTIVGTYGYMAPEYVMHGHFSVKSDVFSFGVLLLEIISGRKSIFFCNGKQVENLLSSAWRNWEEGTIGNLIDPCLKDGSASKMQRLIHVGLLCIQKDITQRPTMALVVIMLNNSSYRLQMPSPPAYLAPTTGDSNMTVKANWMVDRPDQYGSSQISVNDVSITELCPR, encoded by the exons ATGGCAATAGATTCTTTAAGAttgcctttcttcttttcttgctTCGTCTTACTCTTCATAGTCGTCTCCGCTGCTCAGCCGGGAAACGTCGAAGCCCCCTATTATCACTGCTCCGATATCGGTAACTACACTATCAACAGTACCTACCAAACAAACCTCAAAACCCTTTTCTCCATGCTCCCCTCTCAGCCCAACGATGATAATTTCAGGTTTTTCAATCTCTCTTTTGGCCAAGTACCAGATAAAGTTAATGTGATTGCGCTTTGTAGAGGAGATATTGCTGCAGATGACTGTCGAAGTTGTGTCCGTGCCTCTGCACACAACGTTTCTGAGATTTGTCCACAGAAGAAGGCGGCATTTGCATATGTCGATGATTGTCAGTTACGATATTCTAACAAAACTATATTCGGTGTAGTTGAAAATGAACCTACTTCGTATTATACAAACCCACAATCTTTGTCATCATCAGATGAAACTCAGTTCAATTCTGCAGTGGAAAGATTACTCAAACGACTGAGGATAAGAGCTGCCTCTGCCGACAGTAAATTTGCAACAGGAAACGCAACTGTGAACTCCCAAGCAGTATATGGACTTGCACAGTGCTCTCCTGATTTGTCCAAGCAGCAATGCGATGATTGTTTGGCTATGGCCATTGGAGAGATTCGAAGATGTTGCTTATGGAATGTAGGAGGTGGAGTGGTTAGACCCAGTTGCAATTTCAGGTTTGAATCGTATATCTTCTATACACCTACTGCTGACACACTACCACCGGAATCATTAGGGTCTCCACCTCCGGTATCTCCTCCGCCTAGACAAG GAAAGGGTGATAAGAAACCTGCTAATTCTACTGCCATCATTGTGATTCCGGTAGTAATTACTACGATATTAATAATTTCCTGTTGCACATTTGCCAGAGCAAGGAAACAAAGGGAAAAAGCTAAAA CTGTGGATGAAAATAGACTTACTGAATCCCTGCAATTCGATTTCGGCATCATCAGAATTGCAACAGATGACTTCTCTCACGCAAACAAGCTTGGACAAGGGGGATTTGGAGTTGTCTACAAG GGTAGACTTCTCAATGGACAAGACATAGCTGTAAAAAGGTTATCAAGAGATTCTGGACAAGGTAATACAGAATTTGAGAATGAGATTCTACTAGTAGCCAAACTTCAACATAAGAATTTAGTCAGGCTACTGGGTTTCTGCTTGGAAGGAAACGAGAGGGTCGTAATCTATGAGTTTGTGCCCAATGGAAGCCTTGACCACTTCATATTTG ATCCTATTAAGCGTACACAATTGGATTGGGAAACACGTTACAAAATTATAAGAGGCATTGCTCGAGGTATTCTTTATCTCCACGAGGATTCTCAACTTAGAATTATTCATCGTGATCTTAAAGCCAGCAACATTTTACTAGATGAAGCGATGAATCCTAAAATATCAGATTTCGGCGTGGCAAGGTTATTTGTAATGGATCAAACTCACGGAGAGACAAATACAATTGTGGGAACCTA TGGATACATGGCTCCAGAGTATGTAATGCATGGGCACTTCTCAGTTAAATCAGACGTCTTTAGTTTTGGTGTATTGCTGTTAGAGATCATAAGTGGTCGGAAAAGTATTTTTTTCTGCAACGGGAAGCAAGTTGAGAATCTTCTGAGCTCT GCTTGGAGGAACTGGGAGGAGGGGACAATCGGAAATCTGATAGATCCCTGCCTGAAAGATGGCTCAGCTAGTAAAATGCAGAGATTAATCCACGTAGGTCTATTATGCATTCAAAAAGATATAACCCAGAGACCAACCATGGCTTTAGTTGTTATCATGCTTAACAATTCTTCTTACCGTCTCCAAATGCCCTCACCTCCTGCTTATCTGGCACCGACCACCGGTGACTCAAACATGACAGTGAAGGCAAATTGGATGGTGGATAGGCCAGATCAGTACGGATCCTCTCAAATATCAGTTAATGATGTTTCCATCACCGAGTTGTGTCCTCGCTAA
- the LOC110603962 gene encoding putative receptor-like protein kinase At4g00960 — translation MHSLRFLFSFYFLFLHTAILARAQFCMNNIGNYTTNSTYKRNLNNLLSSIVSNNETNYGFYNLSGGRNPDQVNAISLCRGDISSDECKGCIRNSTLQILQACPNQKEAIGFSESCMLRYSNRSIFNAMETQPTVHMWNTENASDVNQFNQALQALLSRLRSKAASGNSTRKFATGNESAGFETIFGLVQCTPDVSEQDCNDCVVAAVRDIPFCCDGKLGGRVIKPSCNLRFENYRFYRVTLDDDAATQPLLPAAPPPQGSLSPPPPPPSEGKNNRRITIIIVVLIVSITTLIICVSVYLILRKPRERVETVDEIVSVESLQFSFETIRASTDNFSEENKLGAGGFGSVYKGSLHNEQNIAVKRLSSDSKQGDLEFKNEVLLLAKLQHRNLVRLRGFCLEGKERLLIYEFVPNGSLDHFIFDPVRCVHLDWETRYKIIGGIARGLLYLHEDSRLPIIHRDLKASNILLDADMNPKISDFGMARLFMMDQTHSNTSRIVGTFGYMAPEYAMHGQFSFKSDVFSFGVLVLEIVSGKRNSCFCSDESFEDLLSSAWKNWREGTSLNLVDPNLTTGSRTDMMRCIHIALLCVQENISERPSMASIVLMLSSNSHTLTLPSQPPCFMLSSIESYVSSSVGNWTTKSSQARNRTLPSSITRNRTLPSSINKGSITELYMRTL, via the exons ATGCATTCTTTAAGATTTCTATTTTCCTTCTATTTCTTGTTCTTGCATACTGCTATTCTAGCAAGAGCTCAGTTTTGCATGAACAACATAGGAAATTACACAACTAACAGCACCTACAAAAGAAACCTCAACAACCTCCTCTCCTCCATCGTCTCCAACAACGAAACAAACTACGGTTTTTACAATCTctccggcggccgaaacccgGATCAGGTAAACGCAATCTCACTTTGTAGAGGAGATATTTCGTCGGATGAATGTAAAGGCTGCATCAGAAACTCCACTCTGCAAATCTTACAAGCTTGTCCCAACCAGAAGGAAGCAATCGGGTTTTCTGAGTCCTGCATGTTACGATACTCCAACAGATCAATCTTCAACGCCATGGAAACGCAACCAACTGTTCACATGTGGAACACAGAGAATGCATCAGATGTCAATCAATTCAATCAGGCACTGCAAGCTTTATTGAGCAGGCTTCGGAGCAAAGCTGCATCAGGAAACTCTACACGAAAGTTTGCGACGGGAAATGAGAGTGCAGGATTTGAAACTATATTTGGGCTTGTGCAGTGTACGCCGGACGTTTCTGAGCAGGACTGTAATGACTGCGTCGTTGCAGCTGTTCGTGATATTCCATTTTGTTGTGATGGAAAGCTTGGAGGGAGAGTAATCAAACCTAGCTGCAATTTGAGATTTGAGAACTATCGTTTTTATCGAGTTACTCTTGATGATGATGCTGCAACTCAACCATTGCTACCGGCTGCTCCGCCACCACAAGGGTCTCtttcacctcctcctcctccgcctTCAGAAG GAAAGAACAATCGAAGGATCACTATCATCATCGTCGTTCTAATTGTAAGCATTACCACACTTATCATTTGTGTAAGTGTTTATCTAATACTTCGGAAGCCAAGGGAAAGAGTTGAAA CTGTGGATGAAATAGTAAGTGTGGAATCCTTACAATTCAGCTTTGAGACTATTAGAGCTTCAACAGATAATTTTTCAGAGGAAAATAAGCTTGGAGCAGGTGGTTTTGGTTCTGTTTACAAG GGTTCACTTCACAATGAGCAAAATATAGCAGTGAAAAGGCTTTCTAGTGATTCTAAACAAGGAGATCTAGAGTTTAAAAATGAAGTATTGTTGTTGGCTAAGCTTCAACACCGAAATTTAGTTAGGCTTCGTGGTTTCTGCTTGGAAGGAAAAGAAAGGCTTCTCATCTATGAGTTTGTGCCTAATGGCAGCCTAGATCATTTCATATTTG ATCCTGTAAGGTGTGTGCATTTGGACTGGGAAACGCGTTACAAAATCATTGGTGGCATTGCTAGAGGGCTTCTTTATCTTCATGAGGATTCTCGACTTCCAATTATTCATCGTGACCTTAAAgcaagtaatattttattagatgCAGATATGAACCCTAAAATTTCGGATTTTGGCATGGCAAGGTTGTTTATGATGGATCAAACTCACAGCAATACAAGTAGAATTGTGGGGACATT TGGATACATGGCTCCAGAGTATGCAATGCACGGACAGTTCTCATTTAAGTCCGATGTGTTTAGTTTTGGTGTGCTAGTTTTGGAGATTGTGAGCGGCAAAAGAAATAGTTGTTTCTGCAGTGATGAAAGCTTCGAGGACCTTTTGAGCTCT GCATGGAAAAACTGGAGAGAGGGAACTTCCTTGAATCTTGTAGACCCGAATTTGACTACTGGTTCAAGAACTGATATGATGAGATGCATACACATAGCATTACTCTGTGTTCAAGAGAATATATCGGAGAGGCCATCCATGGCTTCTATTGTTCTCATGCTAAGCAGCAATTCTCACACTCTTACATTACCCTCACAACCACCATGTTTCATGCTTAGCAGTATTGAATCATATGTTTCATCCTCGGTAGGCAATTGGACAACCAAGTCTTCACAGGCCAGAAACAGAACTCTCCCTTCATCGATAACCAGAAACAGAACTCTCCCTTCATCGATAAATAAAGGCTCGATTACTGAATTATACATGCGAACGCTATGA